TTGGCTCGGTCATGCTGGCGAGGCCCACCTGCGCCGCCTCGTAATTGGTCGCCTTGCTGTCGTTGATATACGTAATGCCCTGGTGAACTCCCAAGACCTCTAACCGGTGAGGAACGCCAGGGAAGCGGCGTATGGCCTGGGTCATCACGTCCGGCGGCACCCCAATCACCTGCGCAGCAGCGACAGCTAGCAAAAGGTTCTGCTGGTTGTGGAGACCGGGCATCCGAAAATCCCGGATTTCCAGCAGCACTTGACCGTTGTGCATCACCTGCTGGTTTTCCAGGTAGATGCCGGGGCGTTCCGAAGGGGGCAAGTGGGTGCGTCCCTGGGTACTCGTCCAAAGAATGTCGGGCCAGCGCCCCACAAAGTTGGCTCGTAGGAAAGGGTCATCAGCGTTGAAGATTCGGATTTGGGATTGGGCCAGCAAGTGGGTTTTAATCCGGCAGTAGTTTTCCAGGGTGTAGTGACGGTCGAGATGGTCTGGGCTGAAGGTGGTCCAAATCCCAATTTGGGGCGCCACCTCTGGCGATGACTCGATCTGAAAACTGCTGATTTCCGCCACGACCCAGTCCCAGTCTTGCCCCACCAGGTCGCAGGCCGGTATCCCGACATTGCCGCAGGCCGGCGCGCGATATCCCGCCGCTGTCAGCAGCGCGCTCACCAGACAGGTAGTGGTGGTTTTGCCGTTGGTACCGGTGATGCCGACCCAGGGGTACGTGCGTAAATGGCGCCAGGCTAACCCCATTTCCCCGACCACATCCACGCCTTGGGCCCGCAGTTGCACCAAAATGGGTTCGTCCCAGGGCACGCCAGGGCTGACCACCACCAGGTCAGGAAGCGGTTGGGGAATGGCAAACGGCTGGCCAAGTTGAACGGCAATTCCTAGTTCGTTTAAAGCGGTCTGCTGCGCTACTAAAGCAGCGGAAGTGGCGTTGTCCTGCACGTGAACGTCCCACCCCTGGCGCTGCAAGAGTCGA
The sequence above is a segment of the Gloeomargarita sp. SKYB120 genome. Coding sequences within it:
- the murD gene encoding UDP-N-acetylmuramoyl-L-alanine--D-glutamate ligase; protein product: MKRRALVLGLGKSGAAAARLLQRQGWDVHVQDNATSAALVAQQTALNELGIAVQLGQPFAIPQPLPDLVVVSPGVPWDEPILVQLRAQGVDVVGEMGLAWRHLRTYPWVGITGTNGKTTTTCLVSALLTAAGYRAPACGNVGIPACDLVGQDWDWVVAEISSFQIESSPEVAPQIGIWTTFSPDHLDRHYTLENYCRIKTHLLAQSQIRIFNADDPFLRANFVGRWPDILWTSTQGRTHLPPSERPGIYLENQQVMHNGQVLLEIRDFRMPGLHNQQNLLLAVAAAQVIGVPPDVMTQAIRRFPGVPHRLEVLGVHQGITYINDSKATNYEAAQVGLASMTEPTILLAGGKAKAGDDRAWLQTIQEKAAGVVLFGAAARAFAHRLDQINYRPYVVVNNLAEAVQAARELAQQTGARTILLSPACASFDQYPNFEARGDHFRELFQRLSTEETPELQVSS